GCGAAGAGCTTGCCGAGAAAGCCCGAGGTGTGCAGGGCCAGCGCCAGGACGCCTGGCATCGGTCCCAAGCCGATCGCCGAGACGAAGATCAGGGCCAGGAGCAGATCCGGCATGGCGCGAAAAAAGGTCTGCACGTGCCGGACCGCGTGGTAGGCGACTGCCGAGGGGGCGAAGTTGCGGGCGGCACACGGCGCGAAGGCGAAACTCAAGAGAAACGACAGCGTCCTGCCCCAGGCGGCAATACTGAGGGTCTGTCCCAGAAGGGCTATGTATCGTCTCCAATGACTGAAATCCGGATGCCTGTATCGCGCAAGGTACTGGCCCATGTCGGACAACATCGAACCCATCAAGGCCGGCCGGAATCCCAAGTCCCATGCGATGCCCACCAGGATGGCCGATACGATCAGCGACAGCCGGTCGAAGCGAAACAACTTCAGTGCGACGATCATGTCGTACCCGATCCCGCCGGCGCCGACGAGCCCGAGCAGCGTCGCCGCACGCAGATTGTGGTCCAGAAGGTAGAGGCTCGTGCCGACCATATCGGGCATGGCCTGGGCAAGCACGCCGTAGAGCCGAACCTGGCCCCAGCCGGCTCCGTGGGCAGTGACGGTCTCGGCGACCTTCATATCCACCACTTCCAGGGACTCGGCGTAGAAGCGTCCCATGAACCCGACCGAAACGATGGATATGGCCAGGACGCCAGCCGGCGCGCCGAGCCCGAAGGCCGAGACGAACACCAGGGCCCAGACCAGTTCCGGCAATGCCCGAATGCCTCAGAAACCTGCCGATGTCGGCGCACGAGAAAATCATCTCTCGAGCGTTCAACTCACAGGCGCGTGCGGCCGGGACCAGAACGATGCCGATGACAACGAGCGCGACCGTGGGCATAGGGGGCATTCAGCCCGATCGTGTGGGCCAGGCGTATCGCAGAACCCCCCGTCATACTCGAGCTGC
The sequence above is drawn from the Anaerobaca lacustris genome and encodes:
- the phnE gene encoding phosphonate ABC transporter, permease protein PhnE, with protein sequence MPELVWALVFVSAFGLGAPAGVLAISIVSVGFMGRFYAESLEVVDMKVAETVTAHGAGWGQVRLYGVLAQAMPDMVGTSLYLLDHNLRAATLLGLVGAGGIGYDMIVALKLFRFDRLSLIVSAILVGIAWDLGFRPALMGSMLSDMGQYLARYRHPDFSHWRRYIALLGQTLSIAAWGRTLSFLLSFAFAPCAARNFAPSAVAYHAVRHVQTFFRAMPDLLLALIFVSAIGLGPMPGVLALALHTSGFLGKLFAENLERVDQGSCEALRASGAEYVQILAFAGWRGTVRETIGYTLYIFDRNVRMAMVLGLVGAGGIGRTLHDTLRVFRYDQASAVILLVLATIVAIDMLSNWLRRKAQ